From Vibrio splendidus, a single genomic window includes:
- the ccmD gene encoding heme exporter protein CcmD, producing the protein MYFESLSDFFAMGGYASYVWSAFGITFLAMIILLVLSVRRGKQLLNEVQAKIDRQARIDAAKNMENTL; encoded by the coding sequence ATGTATTTTGAATCTCTGAGTGATTTCTTTGCCATGGGTGGCTACGCCTCATATGTATGGAGTGCATTTGGAATCACATTCCTCGCGATGATCATTTTACTGGTCTTAAGCGTTCGTCGTGGTAAGCAATTACTAAATGAAGTACAAGCTAAGATTGATCGTCAAGCTCGTATCGATGCAGCAAAAAATATGGAGAACACTCTATGA
- the ccmA gene encoding cytochrome c biogenesis heme-transporting ATPase CcmA: MLEVSNLTAIRDDRVLFESLSFQLKPGELVQVEGRNGTGKTTLLRIITGLGDRDEGTISWDGESIETSRDVYHQNLLFLGHQTGVKRELSAYENLSFYQSIHSSGTSKEELYNALAQVGLAGREDVPAGQLSAGQQRRVALARLWLSKQMLWILDEPLTAIDKQGVKVLESLFSQHADNGGIVLLTTHQDMFADSPKLRKIKLGE, encoded by the coding sequence ATGCTTGAAGTCTCAAATTTAACTGCTATTCGTGACGACAGGGTTCTATTTGAATCGTTGTCTTTTCAATTGAAACCCGGTGAGCTGGTTCAAGTTGAAGGTCGTAACGGTACTGGGAAAACGACACTCCTTAGGATTATCACCGGCTTAGGTGATCGTGATGAAGGCACTATCTCTTGGGATGGTGAGTCCATTGAAACGAGTCGAGATGTGTATCACCAAAATTTGCTTTTTCTTGGTCACCAAACTGGCGTAAAACGCGAGCTTAGTGCCTATGAAAACCTGAGCTTCTATCAATCGATTCACAGCAGTGGAACGAGTAAGGAAGAACTTTACAATGCATTGGCTCAAGTCGGCCTTGCTGGACGAGAAGACGTGCCTGCAGGTCAACTTTCGGCGGGTCAACAGCGCCGTGTAGCATTGGCTCGTCTATGGTTAAGTAAGCAAATGTTGTGGATTCTAGATGAACCGCTGACTGCCATTGATAAGCAGGGCGTTAAAGTTCTTGAGTCTCTTTTTTCTCAGCATGCAGACAACGGTGGCATTGTGTTATTAACCACACACCAAGACATGTTTGCTGATAGCCCGAAACTAAGAAAAATAAAGTTGGGTGAGTAA
- a CDS encoding ParA family protein — MIVWSVANQKGGVGKTTSTVTLAGLLALKGHRVLLVDTDPHASLTTYLGYDSDTVESSLFDLFQLREFNAPTVRPLILQTEVEGIDIIPAHMSLATLDRVMGNRSGMGLILKRALAALKDDYDYVLIDCPPILGVMMVNALAASDRILIPVQTEFLAMKGLERMIRTLAIMQKSRKTPFKVTIVPTMYDKRTKASLQTLTQLKEDYPNQVWTSAVPIDTKFRDASLKRLPASHFASGSRGVFAYKQLLIYLERLAINERE; from the coding sequence ATGATTGTTTGGAGTGTTGCAAACCAAAAAGGTGGTGTTGGTAAAACGACCTCGACTGTGACCCTAGCAGGTTTACTTGCGTTGAAGGGGCACCGTGTTCTGTTGGTTGATACTGACCCGCATGCATCACTAACCACCTATCTGGGTTACGACTCAGATACGGTGGAATCGAGTCTGTTTGATCTATTTCAGTTGCGTGAGTTTAACGCGCCGACAGTAAGACCTTTGATTTTACAAACTGAAGTCGAAGGTATCGATATTATTCCCGCGCACATGTCTTTGGCAACATTAGACCGTGTGATGGGAAATCGAAGCGGTATGGGGTTGATCTTGAAGCGTGCTTTGGCCGCTTTGAAAGACGACTATGACTATGTACTTATCGATTGTCCGCCGATTTTGGGCGTGATGATGGTCAACGCATTGGCTGCCAGTGACCGTATTTTGATTCCGGTACAGACTGAGTTTTTGGCAATGAAGGGCTTAGAGCGCATGATTCGCACTTTGGCTATCATGCAGAAGTCTCGCAAAACACCGTTTAAGGTGACGATTGTCCCGACGATGTACGACAAGCGAACTAAAGCATCACTGCAAACATTAACTCAGTTAAAAGAAGATTATCCAAATCAAGTTTGGACATCCGCTGTGCCGATAGACACTAAGTTTCGAGATGCTAGCCTAAAGCGCTTACCAGCATCTCATTTTGCATCGGGTAGTCGTGGTGTATTTGCTTACAAACAGCTGCTTATTTATCTCGAAAGGCTGGCGATAAATGAGCGCGAATAA
- the cheY gene encoding chemotaxis response regulator CheY, with translation MKILIVDDFSTMRRIVKNLLRDLGFNNTQEADDGLTALPMLKKGEFDFVVTDWNMPGMQGIDLLKHIRADAELKHLPVLMITAEAKREQIIEAAQAGVNGYIVKPFTAATLKEKLDKIFDRL, from the coding sequence ATGAAAATTCTCATTGTTGATGATTTTTCAACGATGCGCCGAATTGTTAAAAACCTACTTCGCGATTTAGGTTTCAACAACACTCAAGAAGCAGACGATGGCTTAACCGCGTTACCTATGCTGAAAAAAGGCGAATTTGATTTCGTGGTAACTGACTGGAACATGCCAGGCATGCAAGGTATTGACCTGCTTAAACACATTCGCGCAGATGCAGAACTTAAGCACCTTCCAGTGCTTATGATCACTGCGGAAGCGAAGCGTGAGCAGATCATCGAAGCAGCGCAAGCGGGTGTTAATGGTTACATTGTGAAGCCTTTCACTGCTGCAACGCTGAAAGAGAAACTTGATAAGATTTTTGATCGCTTATAA
- a CDS encoding chemotaxis protein CheW — MSHMSEIEVRKDPTNDEVLQWVTFQLEEETYGINVMQVREVLRYSEIAPVPGAPDYVLGIINLRGNVVTVIDTRSRFGLMQGEITDNTRIIVIESERQVIGILVDSVAEVVYLRSSEIDTTPSVGTDESAKFIQGVSNRDGKLLILVDLNKLLSEDEWDEMAHL; from the coding sequence ATGTCTCATATGAGTGAAATTGAAGTAAGAAAAGACCCAACCAATGATGAAGTACTTCAATGGGTGACATTCCAGCTAGAAGAAGAAACTTACGGCATTAATGTTATGCAGGTACGTGAAGTACTTCGCTACAGTGAAATTGCTCCAGTACCGGGTGCTCCAGATTACGTTCTAGGTATTATTAACCTGCGTGGTAACGTTGTTACTGTTATCGACACTCGTTCTCGCTTTGGTTTGATGCAAGGTGAAATCACAGACAACACTCGTATCATCGTTATTGAATCTGAGCGTCAAGTCATTGGCATTCTAGTAGACAGCGTTGCTGAAGTGGTTTACCTACGTTCTTCTGAAATCGACACAACTCCAAGTGTTGGTACTGATGAAAGTGCTAAGTTCATCCAAGGTGTTAGTAATCGTGATGGCAAGCTGCTTATCTTGGTAGATCTAAACAAACTACTAAGCGAAGACGAATGGGATGAGATGGCTCACCTGTAA
- a CDS encoding protein-glutamate methylesterase/protein-glutamine glutaminase has protein sequence MAIKVLVVDDSSFFRRRVSEIINSEARLEVIDVAVNGKEAVEKAKQLRPDVITMDIEMPVMDGITAVREIMAASPTPILMFSSLTHDGARATLDALDAGALDFLPKKFEDIARNRDDAVALLQQRVIQIAAKRAFMRRAPIAPRATATPATTSTPLRQPISAAASAVKPAVASTAKFRASGKKYQLTAIGTSTGGPVALQKILTRIPAHYPHPIVLVQHMPATFTAAFASRLNTLCKIEVREAQDGDVLKPGVAYLAPGGKQMMVDGRAGSARLRIIDGGDRMNYKPCVDVTFGSAAKIYGDKVLSMILTGMGADGREGSRMLKTAGSTIWAQDEDSCVVYGMPQAVAKAGISTEDLPLDRIAERILVEVGLA, from the coding sequence ATGGCGATTAAAGTATTAGTCGTTGATGATTCGAGTTTTTTTCGTCGTCGCGTTAGCGAGATCATCAACTCAGAGGCTCGCCTAGAAGTCATTGATGTAGCAGTAAACGGTAAAGAAGCGGTTGAGAAAGCGAAACAGCTGAGACCTGACGTAATCACGATGGACATCGAAATGCCTGTCATGGACGGCATCACCGCCGTTCGTGAAATCATGGCTGCGTCGCCAACGCCTATTTTAATGTTTTCATCGCTAACGCATGATGGTGCGAGAGCAACATTAGATGCGTTAGACGCTGGTGCTCTAGACTTCCTACCTAAGAAGTTTGAAGACATCGCACGTAACCGCGATGATGCTGTCGCATTGCTTCAACAACGTGTGATTCAGATTGCAGCAAAGCGTGCATTTATGCGCCGTGCTCCTATTGCGCCACGAGCTACAGCCACACCGGCAACAACTTCAACACCATTGCGCCAACCGATTTCAGCCGCAGCTTCAGCAGTGAAACCAGCGGTTGCATCAACGGCGAAATTCAGAGCTTCGGGTAAAAAGTATCAATTAACTGCAATTGGTACTTCTACTGGTGGCCCTGTTGCACTACAGAAAATTTTGACGCGCATCCCTGCACACTACCCACATCCGATTGTGTTAGTTCAGCATATGCCAGCAACGTTCACTGCCGCTTTTGCTAGCCGACTGAATACCTTATGTAAGATTGAGGTTCGCGAAGCACAGGACGGAGATGTGTTGAAACCTGGAGTGGCTTATCTTGCTCCTGGTGGTAAACAGATGATGGTTGACGGCCGTGCAGGATCTGCTCGCTTAAGAATTATCGATGGCGGCGACCGAATGAATTACAAACCTTGTGTGGATGTAACCTTCGGCTCTGCAGCGAAGATCTACGGCGACAAAGTCTTGTCTATGATACTGACCGGCATGGGCGCTGATGGTCGAGAAGGTTCGCGTATGTTAAAAACTGCGGGCTCGACAATCTGGGCGCAAGATGAAGATAGCTGTGTTGTATATGGTATGCCTCAAGCTGTAGCAAAAGCTGGCATTTCTACTGAAGACCTCCCTCTAGACCGCATTGCGGAAAGGATTTTGGTTGAAGTTGGGTTAGCTTAG
- a CDS encoding chemotaxis protein CheA translates to MSYDLDEDILQDFLVEAGEILELLSEQLVELENNPDDKDLLNAIFRGFHTVKGGAGFLALTELVDTCHGAENVFDILRNGQRSVTSGLMDTMLQALDTVNVQFQAVQDQEPLVPADQALLDELHRLCKPQSTDEAAPVEAPAPVIAEPAFEAPAEPIAESASISASSVDDISEDEFERLLDELHGKGGSPTASSVSTPPPAPVAPQSVAESGDITDDEFEKLLDELHGAGKSPTAVGSAPPPPPAPSSAPVSAMSEGDDLMSDEEFEKLLDQLHGSGNGPTIEELDAATKPAAAKPIAPVPAPQVAPKPKPSAPVAVKEAPAKAEVKVPAKKQQADATVRVDTSTLDTIMNMVGELVLVRNRLVSLGLNSNDEEMAKAVSNLDVVTADLQGAVMKTRMQPIKKVFGRFPRVVRDLARSLKKDIVLEMRGEETDLDKNLVEALADPLIHLVRNSVDHGIEMPEARIAAGKSQTGKVILSASQEGDHIELAIVDDGGGMDPDTLRAIAVKRGLMDEDAASRLSNKECFNLIFAPGFSSKEKISDISGRGVGMDVVKTAINTLNGSIDIDSEMGQGTKITIKVPLTLAILPTLMVGVAGHPFALPLASVNEIFHLDLSRTNVVDGQLTIIVRDKSIPLFYLQNWLAPKAGIVELRKGHGHVVIVQLGSQRVGFVVDTLIGQEEVVIKPLDKLLQGTPGMAGATITSDGHIALILDVPDLLKQYAAASRI, encoded by the coding sequence ATGAGCTACGATTTAGACGAAGATATTCTTCAGGACTTTTTAGTCGAAGCAGGAGAGATCCTTGAACTCCTATCAGAACAACTGGTAGAGCTTGAGAATAACCCTGACGACAAAGACCTATTAAATGCTATTTTCCGTGGTTTCCATACAGTAAAAGGTGGTGCTGGTTTCCTAGCATTGACTGAGCTGGTGGATACTTGTCATGGTGCTGAGAATGTGTTCGACATTCTACGAAACGGCCAGCGCAGCGTAACATCAGGTTTGATGGATACGATGCTGCAGGCGCTAGATACAGTTAATGTACAGTTTCAAGCCGTGCAAGATCAGGAACCTTTAGTGCCAGCTGATCAAGCTTTATTGGATGAACTTCACCGCCTCTGTAAACCACAGTCGACCGATGAAGCTGCTCCAGTAGAAGCCCCAGCACCAGTAATCGCTGAACCCGCTTTTGAAGCGCCTGCTGAACCGATCGCCGAAAGCGCAAGCATTAGTGCATCTTCAGTGGATGATATCTCTGAAGATGAGTTTGAGCGTCTGCTTGATGAGCTTCATGGTAAAGGTGGTTCACCAACAGCATCTTCTGTATCAACACCGCCGCCAGCTCCTGTTGCTCCTCAGTCAGTTGCTGAGAGTGGTGATATTACGGATGACGAATTCGAAAAGTTATTAGATGAACTGCATGGTGCGGGCAAGAGCCCGACGGCAGTAGGTTCAGCGCCTCCTCCTCCGCCAGCACCTTCTTCCGCACCCGTTTCGGCGATGTCTGAAGGTGATGACCTGATGAGCGACGAAGAGTTTGAGAAGCTACTAGACCAGTTACATGGTTCAGGTAATGGACCAACTATTGAAGAGCTAGATGCAGCAACTAAACCTGCTGCAGCGAAGCCTATTGCACCAGTGCCTGCTCCACAAGTCGCTCCTAAGCCTAAGCCATCTGCACCAGTCGCTGTTAAAGAAGCACCAGCGAAAGCTGAAGTTAAAGTGCCAGCGAAGAAACAACAAGCCGACGCTACAGTTCGTGTCGACACGTCAACACTGGATACCATCATGAATATGGTGGGTGAGCTGGTGTTGGTTCGTAATCGACTTGTAAGCCTTGGCTTAAACAGTAACGATGAAGAGATGGCAAAAGCTGTCTCGAATTTAGATGTTGTTACCGCAGACCTCCAAGGTGCGGTAATGAAGACTCGTATGCAGCCGATCAAGAAAGTTTTTGGTCGTTTCCCACGAGTTGTCCGCGACCTTGCTCGTAGTTTGAAGAAAGACATTGTTCTTGAAATGCGCGGGGAAGAAACGGATCTTGATAAGAATTTAGTCGAAGCACTTGCCGATCCTCTGATTCACTTAGTGAGAAACTCTGTGGATCACGGTATTGAAATGCCTGAAGCCCGTATTGCGGCTGGCAAATCACAAACGGGTAAAGTGATTCTTTCCGCCTCGCAAGAAGGTGACCACATTGAACTGGCTATCGTTGATGATGGCGGCGGCATGGACCCTGATACGTTGCGTGCTATTGCGGTTAAACGTGGTCTGATGGACGAAGATGCCGCATCTCGTTTATCAAACAAAGAATGTTTCAATCTTATCTTTGCTCCTGGCTTCTCAAGTAAAGAAAAAATCTCGGATATCTCAGGTCGTGGTGTAGGCATGGACGTTGTGAAAACAGCGATCAACACACTGAATGGCTCGATTGATATCGATTCAGAGATGGGGCAAGGCACCAAGATTACGATCAAGGTTCCATTGACGCTAGCGATTCTACCAACCTTGATGGTCGGTGTTGCAGGTCACCCATTCGCATTGCCATTGGCATCTGTGAACGAGATTTTCCACCTAGATTTAAGCCGTACAAACGTGGTTGATGGCCAGCTGACGATTATCGTTCGCGATAAGTCTATTCCGTTGTTCTACTTGCAAAACTGGCTGGCACCTAAAGCGGGTATTGTGGAATTGCGTAAAGGACACGGCCATGTTGTTATCGTACAACTTGGTAGCCAACGTGTTGGTTTTGTTGTTGATACGCTTATTGGCCAAGAAGAAGTTGTTATCAAACCACTTGATAAACTACTACAGGGCACGCCAGGAATGGCAGGCGCGACAATTACAAGTGATGGACACATTGCATTGATTCTAGATGTGCCGGACTTGTTGAAGCAGTACGCAGCTGCGTCAAGAATTTAA
- a CDS encoding RNA polymerase sigma factor FliA gives MNKALTYDQHANHNSQQAFFEKYSVLVKRIAHHLLGRLPPNVLVDDLIQAGMIGLIEAQQNYDGTKGASFETYAGIRIRGAMLDDIRRGDWVPRSVHKNNREISSAIAELEGTLNRDPSDAEVAKHMGLSLDQYHNALTDINCSRLVGIEDLGVSDDVISPNEDSQDNTPFQGVADESFRQALIDSIKQLPEREGLVLSLYYDEELNLKEIGEVLGVSESRVSQILSQSMQRLRTKLSAWTQND, from the coding sequence GTGAATAAAGCGCTTACTTACGATCAACATGCTAATCACAATAGCCAACAGGCTTTTTTTGAGAAGTATTCTGTGTTGGTTAAACGTATCGCTCATCACTTGTTGGGGCGATTACCGCCTAATGTCTTGGTTGATGACTTAATTCAAGCTGGCATGATTGGCTTGATTGAAGCGCAACAAAACTATGATGGTACCAAAGGCGCAAGCTTTGAGACGTATGCAGGTATTCGGATTCGCGGAGCTATGTTGGATGACATTCGCCGTGGTGACTGGGTACCGAGATCGGTTCATAAAAACAATCGAGAAATCAGCAGTGCAATCGCGGAATTAGAGGGTACCCTCAATCGCGACCCAAGTGATGCCGAAGTGGCAAAGCACATGGGGCTGAGTTTAGACCAGTACCACAACGCTTTAACTGATATTAATTGCTCAAGACTTGTCGGGATCGAAGATTTAGGCGTCTCAGATGATGTAATATCTCCGAATGAAGACTCTCAAGATAATACGCCCTTTCAAGGGGTTGCTGATGAGTCATTCCGTCAAGCTTTGATCGATTCGATAAAACAACTTCCGGAAAGGGAAGGCCTTGTGCTTTCGCTTTATTACGACGAAGAACTCAATTTAAAAGAGATTGGGGAAGTACTAGGTGTCAGCGAATCTCGTGTCAGCCAAATACTGAGCCAATCTATGCAGCGTTTACGCACTAAGTTAAGTGCTTGGACACAGAACGACTAA
- a CDS encoding DUF2802 domain-containing protein, whose amino-acid sequence MFEALPLSPVALIAGVGVFTLFIVILISKVKRAIQKQLDQSRLQVRNLDKELQKSSKQLLEVRSVVVGLGQKVTEQQDLIKHLNERIVELEHVDTDGRLYTRATKMVQLGAGINELIEECELPKAEAELMMSLQNKLAGKEKIPSLRSNPSSYDEQPDASHKRRDPTRRR is encoded by the coding sequence ATGTTTGAAGCGCTTCCTTTAAGCCCTGTTGCTCTGATTGCCGGAGTCGGGGTTTTTACGTTATTCATCGTGATTTTGATTAGCAAAGTAAAACGTGCGATTCAAAAGCAGCTCGATCAGTCACGTCTGCAAGTTCGTAACTTGGACAAAGAGCTTCAAAAATCGAGCAAGCAATTGCTTGAGGTTCGCTCTGTCGTGGTTGGCCTTGGTCAGAAAGTGACGGAACAGCAAGATCTAATCAAGCACTTGAATGAACGCATTGTAGAGCTGGAACATGTTGATACCGATGGGCGCTTGTACACGCGTGCAACGAAAATGGTTCAGCTTGGTGCAGGGATAAACGAACTGATCGAAGAGTGTGAATTACCTAAAGCTGAAGCTGAGCTGATGATGTCTCTGCAGAATAAGCTCGCGGGTAAGGAAAAAATCCCTTCGCTAAGAAGTAACCCTTCATCGTACGATGAACAACCAGATGCATCTCATAAGCGCAGAGACCCAACTCGACGTCGTTAA
- a CDS encoding chemotaxis protein CheW: MSANKESTMARSSLSSEQALDDYFTALLGDEMLDSDEFFVDETSDESSSAEPEPEPEPEPEPEPEPEPEPEPEPEPEPEPEPEPEPEPEPKYSSYSTYAELREAEFEVPNLEDVQKLLSRLEATNVVDELNLDELMDQNTQKIAQQADMQMFDAAVESVQLSVESEIQDWNLPESDSSMVVDRPVERPIEQQADSPIAEEYPIAEESHVEALQDGTHTEESEIESISEPEVELETQSGGIERFTSWETTARTEDFQVLYFDVNGVTFAVPLDELGGIHRLEELSHLIGKPAWYLGLQTNRESQLDVVDTAKWVMPEKLTNDEYKENYQYIVMLGESLWGLAGTELKGTELLNTDKVRWREMAGKRPWLAGMVKEKMCALIHVEALIAMLNAGLDVKALS; the protein is encoded by the coding sequence ATGAGCGCGAATAAAGAATCAACAATGGCGCGATCAAGTTTATCAAGTGAACAAGCACTTGATGATTACTTTACTGCGCTGTTAGGTGATGAAATGCTGGATTCTGACGAATTTTTTGTTGACGAGACCAGCGATGAGTCATCATCTGCAGAGCCAGAGCCAGAGCCAGAGCCAGAGCCAGAGCCAGAGCCAGAGCCAGAGCCAGAGCCAGAGCCAGAGCCAGAGCCAGAGCCAGAGCCAGAGCCAGAGCCAGAGCCAGAGCCAGAGCCCAAATATTCGAGTTACTCGACCTATGCCGAGTTGCGAGAAGCTGAATTTGAAGTGCCTAATCTGGAAGACGTTCAAAAATTACTGAGCCGCTTAGAAGCGACGAACGTGGTTGATGAACTGAATCTTGATGAATTAATGGATCAGAACACGCAGAAAATCGCTCAGCAAGCAGACATGCAAATGTTTGATGCTGCGGTGGAATCCGTTCAGCTTTCTGTAGAGTCTGAGATTCAAGACTGGAACCTCCCAGAGTCAGATTCGTCAATGGTTGTTGATCGACCTGTGGAACGACCAATTGAGCAGCAAGCTGATTCACCAATAGCTGAAGAGTATCCAATAGCTGAAGAGTCGCACGTTGAAGCTCTGCAAGACGGAACTCACACTGAAGAGTCAGAAATTGAATCTATCAGTGAACCCGAGGTTGAGCTTGAAACTCAATCTGGCGGTATTGAACGGTTTACATCTTGGGAAACTACGGCTCGAACAGAAGACTTTCAGGTACTGTATTTTGATGTCAACGGGGTAACATTTGCTGTCCCTCTTGATGAGCTTGGTGGTATTCATCGCCTTGAAGAGCTAAGCCATTTGATTGGTAAGCCTGCTTGGTATTTAGGTTTGCAAACAAACCGAGAGAGTCAGTTAGATGTGGTCGACACCGCAAAGTGGGTGATGCCTGAGAAACTAACGAATGATGAATACAAAGAAAACTATCAATATATAGTGATGCTTGGCGAAAGCTTATGGGGGCTTGCGGGTACTGAACTTAAAGGTACCGAGCTTCTTAATACAGATAAAGTTCGTTGGCGAGAAATGGCAGGTAAACGCCCATGGCTCGCTGGTATGGTAAAAGAAAAAATGTGTGCTTTGATTCATGTTGAAGCATTGATCGCCATGCTAAACGCAGGGCTAGATGTAAAAGCATTAAGCTAG
- the ccmB gene encoding heme exporter protein CcmB, which produces MISSMTTIIRRELLIAFRRQADIFNPLWFFIIVITLFPLSIGPEPNLLARIAAGIVWVAALLSALLSLERLFRDDFQDGALEQMMLMPIPLQLVVLSKVIAHWLLTGLPLILISPLLAVLLSLDFDTWLSVVLTLLVGTPALSFIGAIGVALTVGLQKGGVLLSLLILPLYIPILIFATSAIDAAALGVAYNGQLAVLGAMLMGAMTLTPFAISAALRVSVN; this is translated from the coding sequence ATGATTTCTTCAATGACAACGATCATTCGACGTGAGCTGTTGATCGCATTTCGTCGCCAAGCCGATATCTTTAACCCTCTGTGGTTTTTTATCATTGTCATCACCCTTTTCCCATTGAGTATCGGCCCTGAGCCAAACCTACTTGCGCGTATCGCAGCGGGCATTGTTTGGGTTGCTGCTTTACTTTCTGCATTACTCTCTCTCGAACGATTATTCCGAGATGATTTCCAAGATGGCGCCCTCGAGCAGATGATGCTGATGCCCATCCCGTTGCAGTTGGTAGTATTGTCCAAGGTCATAGCGCACTGGTTATTGACAGGGTTACCATTAATATTGATCAGTCCGTTGTTAGCGGTACTGCTGTCCTTAGATTTCGATACTTGGTTATCGGTGGTCTTAACGTTATTGGTGGGTACGCCTGCATTAAGCTTTATTGGTGCGATTGGTGTCGCTTTAACGGTTGGATTACAAAAAGGCGGTGTGCTGTTAAGTCTGCTTATTTTGCCGTTGTATATCCCAATTCTTATATTTGCTACATCAGCGATTGATGCGGCAGCACTAGGCGTTGCGTATAACGGACAATTAGCTGTGTTAGGGGCAATGCTAATGGGCGCAATGACGCTCACCCCATTTGCCATAAGCGCAGCGCTGAGAGTGAGTGTTAACTAG
- a CDS encoding heme ABC transporter permease, translated as MWKWLHPYAKAETSYQLAGKLLPWFSILALLCLSAGTVWGLAFAPSDYQQGDSFRIIYIHVPSAIWSMGVYMSMAIAAFIGLVWQVRLSDMAALAMAPIGAVFTFIALLTGAVWGKPMWGAWWVWDARLTSELILLFLYLGVIALHHAFDDQKTAAKAAGILAIVGVINLPIIHFSVEWWNTLHQGATITKFDQPSISSDMLWPLLLNIFGFAFFFGAVTMVRFRNEIISKESHRPWVRKLAADKA; from the coding sequence ATGTGGAAATGGCTCCATCCCTATGCCAAAGCAGAAACCTCTTATCAGCTTGCTGGTAAACTTCTGCCATGGTTCTCTATCCTAGCGCTATTGTGTCTATCCGCCGGTACTGTGTGGGGGCTTGCATTTGCGCCTTCTGATTACCAACAAGGCGATAGCTTCCGTATCATCTATATCCATGTTCCGTCTGCAATTTGGTCGATGGGTGTATACATGTCGATGGCAATTGCAGCATTCATCGGCTTGGTATGGCAGGTGAGATTATCAGACATGGCTGCATTGGCTATGGCGCCTATTGGTGCTGTATTTACCTTCATAGCGCTGCTAACTGGTGCTGTTTGGGGTAAACCAATGTGGGGAGCTTGGTGGGTTTGGGATGCGCGTTTGACCTCAGAGCTGATTCTTCTATTCCTATACTTGGGTGTGATTGCACTACACCACGCGTTTGACGACCAAAAAACCGCAGCGAAAGCAGCCGGTATTTTGGCGATCGTTGGTGTCATCAACCTACCTATCATTCACTTTTCAGTAGAGTGGTGGAATACACTTCACCAAGGCGCGACTATTACTAAGTTCGATCAGCCTTCTATTTCAAGTGACATGCTATGGCCGCTTCTTCTCAACATCTTCGGCTTCGCCTTTTTCTTTGGTGCTGTGACTATGGTTCGTTTTAGAAACGAAATCATCAGTAAAGAAAGTCACCGTCCGTGGGTTCGTAAACTTGCGGCTGATAAAGCGTAG
- a CDS encoding protein phosphatase CheZ — protein MISLEQAKKLVELLENDEQQDADSLVRSIYEDNFSLQDNPMLQEIGSLTRDLHDSLTQFNFDERISVIANDEIPDARDRLQYVIDKTEVAANKTMDAVDRCMPIADNLHECLLQVRPQWNELMHGRIELAQFKALCHRIDGLLVQVEGDSTELRGQLTEILMAQDFQDLTGQIISKVITLVNEVEGRLVEILTVFGANQTEPTPESEKKASIAPEGPILNPEEREDAVASQDEVDDLLSSLGF, from the coding sequence ATGATTTCATTAGAACAAGCAAAAAAATTAGTAGAGCTGCTTGAGAACGATGAGCAGCAAGATGCTGATTCTCTTGTTAGAAGCATTTATGAAGACAATTTTAGTCTTCAAGACAATCCAATGCTTCAAGAAATAGGAAGTTTGACTCGCGACCTCCATGACTCTTTGACTCAATTCAATTTCGATGAGCGCATCAGCGTTATCGCAAATGATGAAATCCCTGACGCAAGGGATCGCCTTCAGTATGTCATTGATAAAACGGAAGTTGCGGCAAATAAGACGATGGACGCTGTCGATCGTTGTATGCCAATTGCAGACAACCTACACGAGTGTTTACTTCAAGTAAGGCCTCAATGGAATGAACTGATGCATGGCCGCATTGAGCTGGCACAATTTAAAGCTTTATGTCACCGCATTGATGGATTGCTTGTCCAAGTAGAAGGCGATAGTACTGAACTACGTGGACAATTGACTGAAATCTTGATGGCTCAGGATTTCCAAGATTTAACTGGGCAGATAATTAGCAAAGTTATTACCTTGGTGAATGAGGTTGAAGGACGTTTGGTCGAGATTCTCACCGTATTCGGTGCGAATCAAACAGAGCCAACTCCAGAGTCAGAGAAGAAAGCATCTATCGCGCCTGAAGGTCCGATTCTGAACCCAGAAGAGCGTGAAGATGCTGTTGCATCTCAAGATGAAGTCGACGATTTGTTATCCAGTCTTGGATTTTAA